In Cryptomeria japonica chromosome 10, Sugi_1.0, whole genome shotgun sequence, a genomic segment contains:
- the LOC131060815 gene encoding protein PLANT CADMIUM RESISTANCE 2: MYPPKAGQELRPTVWSSGLFGCFKDFSTCCVTCFCPCITFGQIAEIVDEGSTSCAFGGAVYAVLCYFTGFACCYSCFYRKKMRVQFNLEETCTDCVVHWCCELCALCQEYRELKSRGYDPALGWIGNQQKQEREMGSAMTPPVNPNMAR; this comes from the exons atgtatcCTCCAAAGGCAGGGCAGGAACTTCGCCCCACAGTGTGGTCCTCTGGCCTCTTCGGCTGCTTCAAAGATTTTTCCACCT GTTGCGTCACATGCTTCTGCCCCTGCATCACTTTTGGGCAAATAGCTGAGATAGTGGATGAGGGTTCTACAT CATGCGCTTTTGGCGGAGCGGTCTACGCTGTACTGTGCTATTTTACGGGGTTCGCGTGCTGCTATTCGTGCTTCTACCGGAAAAAGATGCGGGTTCAATTTAACTTGGAGGAGACCTGCACAGATTGTGTCGTCCATTGGTGTTGCGAACTATGCGCGCTGTGCCAGGAATACAGAGAGCTCAAAAGCAGAGGATATGATCCTGCTCTGG GTTGGATTGGGAATCAGCAAAAGCAAGAGCGCGAGATGGGGAGCGCCATGACACCTCCTGTCAATCCAAACATGGCAAGATGA